The proteins below come from a single Branchiostoma floridae strain S238N-H82 chromosome 5, Bfl_VNyyK, whole genome shotgun sequence genomic window:
- the LOC118415769 gene encoding protein cereblon-like isoform X2, whose translation MADDVLPILMPNIEGNGEDSSSDSEREREGDDTGDGHEDEQQQQEQQQQEGEDNERKKKKKEKDKKKKKDKRNMNFDQSLPASHTYLGSDHEEYSGRTVLDDESFVNLPLLTLPSVVLIPGQTLPLQLFQPQTISMMRHVIQKDRTFGLVTSRYLDTSGATLANIGTTAEIFSVKEEDEHGIETMRIKAMGRQRFLILETRRQADGIIIGKVRILPEWEMPSGLEGAELRCHRLSNVPETTSAMEVAACGGPAGDRQPVARSRNLKNRYRAADWTWFPPWVYRQYDCDVLMELVKRELYSWNDTLQGSIMPTNPSDFSFWVAASLPLDDGLRLHLLSINSAVQRLRCELSIMQKCTIMCCRDCGSQIAEKKDVFSMSVAGPMAAYVNPGGYVHETLTVYQVTGIMHHGRPSIEHSWFPGYAWTVAECRQCRHHLGWKFTPAKKKLKPEKFWGLCRASLLPGLRSDGGDSEETGWMPTM comes from the exons ATGGCTGACGACGTTTTACCAATTTTGATGCCGAACATCGAAGGAAACGGCGAGGATTCCTCCAGTGACAGTG agagggagagagagggtgATGATACTGGAGATGGCCACGAGGATGAACAACAGCAGCAGGAGCAGCAACAACAAGAGGGAGAAGACAAcgagagaaaaaagaaaaagaaagaaaaggacaagaagaaaaagaaggacaAGCGCAACATGAACTTTGATCAGTCCTTGCCTGCAAGCCATACC TACCTGGGGAGTGACCATGAGGAATACAGTGGCAGAACAGTGCTGGATGATGAGAGTTTTGTTAACCTGCCCCTGCTGACCCTCCCCAGTGTGGTGCTGATcccaggacagacccttcctctCCAGCTCTTCCAGCCACAGACCATCTCCATGATGAGACATGTTATACAGAAGGACAGGACATTTGGGCTGGTCACTTCCAG ATACCTGGACACCTCAGGTGCAACTCTTGCCAACATCGGAACCACAGCAGAGATATTCTCTGTGAAGGAAGAGGATGAGCATGGGATTGAGACTATGAGGATTAAAGCCATGGGAAGGCAGAGATTCCTCATCTTAGAAACCAGAAGACAGGCTGATGG CATCATAATTGGAAAGGTGAGGATCCTGCCAGAATGGGAGATGCCATCTGGCCTGGAGGGTGCAGAACTGAGATGTCACAGACTCAGTAATGTCCCTGAAACCACATCAGCAATGGAGGTGGCAGCATGTGGGGGTCCAGCAGGGGACAGGCAGCCAGTGGCAAGGAGTAGAAATCTAAAG AATAGATACAGAGCTGCAGATTGGACTTGGTTTCCACCATGGGTATACAGACAATATGATTGT GATGTGTTAATGGAACTGGTGAAACGTGAGCTGTACAGCTGGAACGATACTCTACAGGGGAGTATCATGCCCACTAACCCTTCAG ATTTCTCCTTCTGGGTAGCAGCCAGCCTCCCATTGGACGATGGTCTGCGGCTGCACTTACTCAGCATCAATAGTGCTGTGCAGAGGCTGAGATGTGAGCTCAGCATTATGCAGAAG TGCACCATCATGTGTTGCAGAGACTGTGGAAGTCAGATAGCTGAGAAGAAAGACgttttcag CATGTCTGTAGCAGGCCCGATGGCAGCATATGTTAACCCGGGAGGTTATGTTCATGAGACGCTGACTGTGTACCAAGTGACGGGCATCATGCACCATGGCCGGCCATCTATCGAACATAGCTGGTTTCCTGG CTATGCGTGGACAGTAGCGGAGTGTCGGCAGTGCAGACATCACCTAGGTTGGAAGTTTACTCCTGCTAAGAAGAAACTGAAGCCTGAGAAGTTCTGGGGTCTGTGTAGGGCGTCGCTGTTGCCGGGGTTACGTAGTGATGGTGGAGACTCCGAGGAAACGGGGTGGATGCCAACAATGTAA
- the LOC118415772 gene encoding dnaJ homolog subfamily B member 9-like, whose protein sequence is MHSQKVLFVGCVFLVLLMDSILAKRDFYEVLGVPKTATDKQIKRAFRKLAVQYHPDKNKDPQAETKFREIAEAYEVLSDKQKRREYDQFGFSKQGGGPGGPGGFGDFNFDFNDFFNHFDAFHTHKQHEHAGAGFNGGFGGDSGFRFSFGGNGGGHFFDFNDIFGDDDDDDDLFGSFANFDSIHNHFAHFDDFDNFFGDHQRPHSHAHAGAHAHAQHFAQHHGQARNMQSRTSRTGGKNCKTVTQRVGNMVTTYTDCSDP, encoded by the exons ATGCACAGCCAAAAAGTCCTGTTTGTAGGATGTGTGTTCCTTGTTCTACTTATGGACTCCATCCTTGCCAAGCGAGACTTCTATGAAGTTCTGGGTGTGCCCAAGACAGCAACAGACAAACAGATCAAGAGAGCCTTCCGGAAACTTGCCGTCCAGTACCACCCAGACAAGAATAAGGACCCACAGGCAGAGACTAAGTTTAGGGAAATTGCAGAAg CATATGAAGTTCTGTCAGATAAACAGAAACGGAGGGAATATGACCAGTTTGGCTTCAGCAAGCAAGGGGGTGGGCCTGGTGGTCCTGGAGGATTTGGAGACTTCAACTTTGACTTTAATGACTTCTTCAACCATTTTGATGCTTTCCATACCCACAAGCAACATGAGCATGCAGGTGCAGGGTTTAATGGTGGCTTCGGCGGTGACAGTGGTTTCCGTTTCTCCTTTGGTGGGAATGGCGGAGGTCACTTCTTTGACTTCAATGACATATTtggggatgatgatgatgatgatgacctgtTTGGAAGCTTTGCCAACTTTGACAGCATTCACAACCACTTTGCTCATTTTGATGACTTTGACAACTTCTTCGGAGACCACCAAAGGCCCCACTCACATGCACATGCAGGTGCACATGCTCATGCTCAACACTTTGCACAACACCATGGACAGGCCAGGAATATGCAGTCCAGAACAAGTAGAACAG GTGGGAAAAACTGCAAAACTGTAACACAAAGAGTTGGGAACATGGTCACAACCTACACTGACTGCTCTGACCCCTGA
- the LOC118415769 gene encoding protein cereblon-like isoform X1 — MADDVLPILMPNIEGNGEDSSSDSVPEREREGDDTGDGHEDEQQQQEQQQQEGEDNERKKKKKEKDKKKKKDKRNMNFDQSLPASHTYLGSDHEEYSGRTVLDDESFVNLPLLTLPSVVLIPGQTLPLQLFQPQTISMMRHVIQKDRTFGLVTSRYLDTSGATLANIGTTAEIFSVKEEDEHGIETMRIKAMGRQRFLILETRRQADGIIIGKVRILPEWEMPSGLEGAELRCHRLSNVPETTSAMEVAACGGPAGDRQPVARSRNLKNRYRAADWTWFPPWVYRQYDCDVLMELVKRELYSWNDTLQGSIMPTNPSDFSFWVAASLPLDDGLRLHLLSINSAVQRLRCELSIMQKCTIMCCRDCGSQIAEKKDVFSMSVAGPMAAYVNPGGYVHETLTVYQVTGIMHHGRPSIEHSWFPGYAWTVAECRQCRHHLGWKFTPAKKKLKPEKFWGLCRASLLPGLRSDGGDSEETGWMPTM, encoded by the exons ATGGCTGACGACGTTTTACCAATTTTGATGCCGAACATCGAAGGAAACGGCGAGGATTCCTCCAGTGACAGTG TtccagagagggagagagagggtgATGATACTGGAGATGGCCACGAGGATGAACAACAGCAGCAGGAGCAGCAACAACAAGAGGGAGAAGACAAcgagagaaaaaagaaaaagaaagaaaaggacaagaagaaaaagaaggacaAGCGCAACATGAACTTTGATCAGTCCTTGCCTGCAAGCCATACC TACCTGGGGAGTGACCATGAGGAATACAGTGGCAGAACAGTGCTGGATGATGAGAGTTTTGTTAACCTGCCCCTGCTGACCCTCCCCAGTGTGGTGCTGATcccaggacagacccttcctctCCAGCTCTTCCAGCCACAGACCATCTCCATGATGAGACATGTTATACAGAAGGACAGGACATTTGGGCTGGTCACTTCCAG ATACCTGGACACCTCAGGTGCAACTCTTGCCAACATCGGAACCACAGCAGAGATATTCTCTGTGAAGGAAGAGGATGAGCATGGGATTGAGACTATGAGGATTAAAGCCATGGGAAGGCAGAGATTCCTCATCTTAGAAACCAGAAGACAGGCTGATGG CATCATAATTGGAAAGGTGAGGATCCTGCCAGAATGGGAGATGCCATCTGGCCTGGAGGGTGCAGAACTGAGATGTCACAGACTCAGTAATGTCCCTGAAACCACATCAGCAATGGAGGTGGCAGCATGTGGGGGTCCAGCAGGGGACAGGCAGCCAGTGGCAAGGAGTAGAAATCTAAAG AATAGATACAGAGCTGCAGATTGGACTTGGTTTCCACCATGGGTATACAGACAATATGATTGT GATGTGTTAATGGAACTGGTGAAACGTGAGCTGTACAGCTGGAACGATACTCTACAGGGGAGTATCATGCCCACTAACCCTTCAG ATTTCTCCTTCTGGGTAGCAGCCAGCCTCCCATTGGACGATGGTCTGCGGCTGCACTTACTCAGCATCAATAGTGCTGTGCAGAGGCTGAGATGTGAGCTCAGCATTATGCAGAAG TGCACCATCATGTGTTGCAGAGACTGTGGAAGTCAGATAGCTGAGAAGAAAGACgttttcag CATGTCTGTAGCAGGCCCGATGGCAGCATATGTTAACCCGGGAGGTTATGTTCATGAGACGCTGACTGTGTACCAAGTGACGGGCATCATGCACCATGGCCGGCCATCTATCGAACATAGCTGGTTTCCTGG CTATGCGTGGACAGTAGCGGAGTGTCGGCAGTGCAGACATCACCTAGGTTGGAAGTTTACTCCTGCTAAGAAGAAACTGAAGCCTGAGAAGTTCTGGGGTCTGTGTAGGGCGTCGCTGTTGCCGGGGTTACGTAGTGATGGTGGAGACTCCGAGGAAACGGGGTGGATGCCAACAATGTAA
- the LOC118415771 gene encoding 3-hydroxyacyl-CoA dehydrogenase type-2-like yields the protein MAAIRSCKGLVAIVTGGASGLGRATVERLVKQGASVVIADLPTSEGESVANTIGGNCVFSPTDVSKEADVLATVAKAKSEFGKLNAAINCAGIGVAMKTYNFKKNAPHPLDDFQRVLTVNTVGTFNVIRLSVAEIAQNEPNEDGERGVIINTASVAAFEGQQGQVAYSASKGAIVGMTLPIARDLADKGIRVNTIAPGLFLTPLLMSLPDKVRSFLAKMVPYPQRLGHPDEYAHLVQSIIENPMLNGEVIRIDGAIRMPP from the exons ATGGCGGCGATCAGGAGTTGCAAG GGTCTTGTTGCCATAGTGACAGGTGGAGCCTCTGGCCTGGGTAGGGCTACAGTGGAGAGGCTGGTGAAGCAAGGTGCATCTGTGGTGATCGCAGACCTGCCAACGTCAGAGGGGGAGTCTGTGGCTAACACCATTGGTGGAAACTGTGTCTTCTCCCCAACAGAT GTGTCAAAGGAGGCAGATGTGTTGGCAACAGTGGCCAAAGCCAAGTCAGAGTTTGGAAAGCTGAATGCAGCCATAAACTGTGCAGGAATCGGGGTGGCCAtgaaaacatacaacttcaagaAGAATGCACCACACCCGCTGGATGACTTCCAACGAGTCTTGACG GTGAACACAGTTGGAACATTTAACGTAATTCGACTGTCTGTGGCGGAGATTGCTCAGAACGAACCAAACGAGGATGGAGAGAGGGGGGTGATCATTAACACAGCCAGTGTGGCTGCCTTTGAGGGGCAGCAGGGACAGGTGGCATACTCAGCGTCCAAGGGAGCCATTGTAGGGATGACCCTGCCAATAGCACGAGACTTGGCTGACAAGGGCATCAGAGTCAACACCATTGCACCTG gcCTTTTCCTGACACCATTATTGATGAGCCTGCCAGACAAAGTTCGGTCATTCCTGGCCAAGATGGTTCCGTACCCGCAGCGCCTGGGCCATCCTGATGAATACGCACACCTCGTGCAGTCCATCATCGAGAACCCCATGCTGAACGGGGAGGTCATCAGGATAGACGGCGCCATCCGCATGCCTCCATAA
- the LOC118415768 gene encoding ataxin-10-like — translation MADENTSLGSLRSCAKVLTEYATKGEFIVEVIGCRRLQENLEILTELLKCQENRTSLPESVFRDASCLLEAVLQHLDSSPPDGWSQGVLGTSTECFRFLRNSCVSCQANQLRVLNADLVPTTSAIVSLLAKQPELSNGSLEAAELVVQVSSSQMLALRCAVQLLGNLSSGNPSSQEVVWQAAYPDVFLSALGCPDPTAAGYCCMVIHVCLNETTMQQLVLDTKGRLLVQTVLDLCERQPDLDWGLLLVTDKFLMSKFFLPNVYSTLPLETRIILLDIISAKIGESESSGPGKEEEQFLPVFVLEFLAAEFQENFQTILSVGENTENLEAVIIMKLLKVLCLGTGQREKYIELVRMESLLESGVELLRLTTAAGKLGDNIFSQSQKLAPPDSPDDVHPVHGLKRDLIRLLGNMCFQNTSNQDKVRELEGIPLILDHCNIDDHNPYISQWAIFTIRNLCEGNHDNQAVIAGLEDKGLADNVALNDFGIEVTEDDGKFVVKSADK, via the exons ATGGCGGACGAAAACACGAGTTTGGGAAGTTTGCGGAGCTGTGCCAAGGTTTTAACTGAATATGCGACTAAAGGAGAATTCATTGTTGAAGTTATAGGATGCAGAAGATTACAGGAAAACCTTGAGATACTGACAGAGCTGctgaaatgtcaagaaaacag AACCAGTCTGCCTGAGTCGGTCTTCCGAGATGCCTCCTGTCTCCTGGAGGCAGTACTGCAGCACCTGGACTCCAGCCCCCCTGATGGATGGAGCCAGGGGGTTTTGGGGACTTCCACAGAATGTTTCAGATTCCTCAGGAATTCCTGTGTTTCATGCCAAGCAAATCAGCTCAGAGTCTT GAATGCAGACCTTGTTCCCACCACTTCTGCCATTGTCTCTCTTCTTGCAAAGCAACCAGAGTTATCAAATGGCAGCCTTGAGGCAGCTGAGTTAG TTGTACAGGTATCTTCATCCCAAATGCTGGCTCTACGCTGTGCTGTCCAGTTGCTAGGCAACCTGTCATCCGGGAACCCATCGTCCCAAGAGGTTGTGTGGCAGGCAGCATACCCAGATGTCTTCCT GTCAGCCCTGGGTTGTCCTGACCCCACAGCAGCAGGGTACTGCTGTATGGTCATCCACGTCTGTCTGAATGAGACCACCATGCAGCAGCTAGTGTTGGACACTAAGGGCCGTCTCCTGGTGCAGACTGTGCTGGACCTGTGTGAGAGACAGCCTGATCTAGACTGGGG ACTGTTGTTGGTGACTGACAAGTTCCTGATGTCCAAGTTCTTCCTGCCCAATGTTTACAGTACACTTCCATTAGAAACAAG GATCATCCTACTTGACATCATCTCAGCTAAGATAGGAGAGAGTGAGAGCAGCGGTCCTGGGAAGGAGGAGGAGCAGTTCCTGCCTGTTTTTGTGTTGGAGTTCCTGGCAGCTGAGTTCCAAGAAAACTTCCAGACAATCCTGTCTGTAGGGGAGAACACTGAGAACCTG GAAGCAGTGATTATTATGAAACTCCTGAAGGTGCTGTGTCTTGGAACGGGGCAACGGGAGAAATACATTGAACTTGTCAGGATGGAGTCATTACTAGAGTCTGGTGTAG AATTACTCAGATTAACTACTGCAGCTGGTAAACTTGGGGACAACATCTTCAGCCAGTCACAGAAGCTGGCCCCCCCAGACAGTCCTGATGATGTACACCCTGTACATGGGCTGAAGAGAGACCTCATACGTCTGCTGGGAAACATGTGCTTCCAGAACACCTCCAACCAGGACAAA GTTCGAGAGTTGGAAGGTATCCCTCTTATCTTGGACCATTGCAACATAGATGACCACAACCCCT ATATCAGCCAATGGGCCATCTTCACGATACGTAACCTGTGTGAAGGGAACCATGACAACCAGGCAGTGATTGCTGGACTTGAGGACAAAGGGCTTGCAGATAACGTTGCGCTAAATGATTTCGGAATTGAAGTAACTGAGGACGATGGGAAGTTTGTGGTTAAATCAGCAGACAAGTGA